In one window of Arachis ipaensis cultivar K30076 chromosome B06, Araip1.1, whole genome shotgun sequence DNA:
- the LOC107646448 gene encoding protein MAIN-LIKE 1-like, with amino-acid sequence MGDDPERLYRLDGVAHIAGVINDDPQRCISSMRRQQGMRLDERYVSYLQMAGLYHLARLNDRWFRLDEPLVSAFVERWRPETHTFHMPFGECTITLQDVAYQLGLPVDGRYVSGCLTDFQIYIQGSRPAWETFRECPEAADEETVRRYARAYIMMLLGTQLFADKSGNRIHIRWLPYVARLEEMGGYS; translated from the exons ATGGGGGATGATCCGGAAAGACTATATCGTTTGGATGGagttgctcatatagccggggtcatcaacgacgat CCCCAGCGATGCATCTCGAGCATGCGacggcagcagggcatgcgactcGACGAGAGGTACGTTTCGTACTTACAGAtggccggattataccatcttgcgagatTGAACGATAGATGGTTCAGATTGGATGAGCCCCTTGTCAGTGCTTTTGTCGAGCggtggcgtccggagacgcacacatTCCACATGCCATTCGgggagtgcacgatcacactacaggacgtggcgtaccagtTGGGGTTGCCGGTCGATGGACGTTATGTCAGTGGTTGCTTGACGGATTTCCAGATATACATCCAGGGTAGCCGTCCAGCGTGG GAGACCTTTAGAGAGTGCCCCGAGGCAGCCGACGAGGAGACAGTGAGGCGCTATGCTCGTGCCTATATCATGATGCTGTTGGGCACTcagctgtttgccgacaagtccggcaacCGTATTCACATTAGATGGCTACCCTACGTGGctaggcttgaggagatgggtgGCTACAGCTAG
- the LOC110263192 gene encoding glutelin-2-like, with the protein MAAAATVADATAHGQNFSAATIAHVPVPPAYVAQDEDDERLAEMYWEETLEDAETEAALDAAAAEFEASLGAGTQPQATTTLNPSPNIPHIPQVPPPIRPPTTKIKRTKRSTKRPPPSQVQTPVTQAPTLNTLQQPSNASVRPPTVSPHTMQ; encoded by the exons ATGGCAGCAGCTGCTACTGTTGCAGATGCTACAGCACATGGTCAAAACTTTTCTGCAGCAACAATTGCACATGTACCAGTACCACCTGCTTATGTAGCACAGGATGAGGATGATGAAAGACTGGCTGAGATGTATTGGGAGGAAACCTTAGAGGATGCAGAGACAGAGGCAGCCTTGGATGCTGCAGCAGCTGAATTTGAGGCATCTTTGGGTGCTGGAACCCAACCACAG GCCACTACCACATTGAATCCATCTCCTAATATACCACATATACCGCAAGTACCACCACCAATTAGGCCACCAACCAcaaaaataaagagaacaaaGAGATCCACCAAGAGGCCTCCTCCATCACAAGTTCAGACCCCTGTGACTCAGGCTCCAACTTTGAACACTCTTCAGCAGCCATCCAATGCATCTGTTAGGCCACCTACTGTGTCCCCACATACAATGCAATGA
- the LOC107645796 gene encoding GRF1-interacting factor 1 translates to MQQHLMQMQPMMAAYYPNNVTTDHIQQYLDENKSLILKIVESQSSGKLSECAENQARLQRNLMYLAAIADSQPQPPTMAGQYPGSGMMQQGGHYVQAQQAAAAAAQQMTQQQLMAARSSLLYAQQQPYAALQQQGLHGQLGMSSSGGGGGLHMLHGEASSGNMGGGGGGYPDFVRGSGAEGRSIIGSSSSKQEMGEGRGGGGGGGSSSGHTGEGGETMYLKSADE, encoded by the exons atgcagcAGCACCTGATGCAGATGCAGCCCATGATGGCAGCTTACTATCCCAACAACGTCACCACTGATCACATTCAACAg TACCTGGATGAGAACAAGTCCTTGATTCTTAAGATTGTGGAAAGCCAAAGTTCTGGCAAGCTCAGCGAGTGTGCTGA GAACCAAGCAAGGCTACAGCGAAATCTAATGTACCTAGCAGCAATAGCTGATTCTCAACCACAACCACCTACCATGGCTGGCCAG TACCCGGGAAGTGGGATGATGCAGCAGGGAGGACACTACGTGCAGGCTCAGcaggcggcggcggcggcggcgcaGCAGATGACACAGCAGCAGCTAATGGCGGCACGCTCCTCCCTCTTGTATGCGCAGCAGCAGCCATACGCTGCGCTCCAACAGCAAGGCCTCCACGGCCAACTCGGCATGAGTAGTtcaggtggtggtggtggtctaCACATGCTGCACGGCGAAGCCAGCAGCGGAAACatgggaggaggaggaggagggtaCCCTGACTTCGTGAGAGGCTCCGGTGCAGAGGGCAGGAGCATAATTGGAAGCAGCAGCAGCAAGCAAGAAATGGGTGAAGGGCGaggtggcggtggtggtggtggaagcTCTAGTGGACACACCGGGGAAGGTGGTGAAACAATGTACCTCAAATCTGCTGATGAATGA